From Pseudomonas sp. FP2335, the proteins below share one genomic window:
- the metE gene encoding 5-methyltetrahydropteroyltriglutamate--homocysteine S-methyltransferase gives MAVAHSLGFPRIGRDRELKKAQEAFWKGELDEAGLRAVGRDLRKTHWDLQKQAGLELLPAGDFAWYDQVLTHSLMFGVIPERFRPADGKATLHTLFGMARGVSDSCCGGAHAQEMTKWFDTNYHYLVPEFSADQQFHLGWDQLFEEVQEARELGHNVKPVIIGPLTYLWLGKAKGGDFDKLDLLDRLLPLYGQIFQRLAELGVEWVQIDEPILVLDLPQDWKNAFERAYNLIQRDPLKKLVATYFGGLEENLGLAANLPVDGLHIDLVRAPEQYPTILDRLPAYKVLSLGVVNGRNVWRCDLEKALATLQHAHDKLGDRLWVAPSCSLLHSPVDLGREDQLDGELKSWLAFAVQKCAEVAVLAQAVNQPEAANVVAALAQSRAVQAARAASPRIHKPAVQARVAAITARDSQRQSPFAQRIEQQRAGLNLPLFPTTTIGSFPQTASIRLARQSYKAGKLSEAEYVEAMHSEIKHAVEVQENLGLDVLVHGEAERNDMVEYFAEQLDGYVFTRFGWVQSYGSRCVKPAVIFGDLSRPKAMTVEWIRYAQGLTHKVMKGMLTGPVTMLMWSFPREDVSREVQARQLALAIRDEVVDLEAAGIKIVQIDEAAFREGLPLRQAQWQHYLDWATEVFRLCASGVRDETQIHTHMCYSEFNDVIESIAAMDADVITIETSRSDMELLEAFEAFAYPNEIGPGVYDIHSPRVPDASEMANLLRKAAKRIPAERLWVNPDCGLKTRGWPETEAALIHMVTAARQLRAELA, from the coding sequence ATGGCAGTCGCTCATTCCCTGGGATTTCCGCGCATTGGACGCGATCGTGAACTGAAAAAAGCGCAGGAAGCGTTCTGGAAGGGTGAGCTCGATGAAGCTGGCTTGCGCGCCGTGGGCCGTGACCTGCGCAAAACCCACTGGGACCTGCAAAAACAGGCCGGTCTCGAATTGCTGCCCGCCGGGGATTTCGCCTGGTATGACCAGGTGCTGACCCACTCGCTGATGTTTGGCGTGATCCCCGAGCGCTTCCGCCCAGCCGATGGCAAAGCCACCTTGCACACCCTGTTCGGCATGGCCCGTGGCGTCAGCGACAGCTGCTGCGGCGGCGCCCACGCCCAGGAGATGACCAAGTGGTTCGACACCAACTACCACTACCTGGTGCCTGAATTCAGCGCTGACCAGCAGTTCCACCTGGGCTGGGATCAACTGTTCGAAGAGGTGCAGGAAGCCCGCGAGCTGGGCCACAACGTCAAGCCAGTCATCATCGGCCCGCTGACTTACCTGTGGCTGGGCAAGGCCAAGGGCGGCGACTTCGACAAGCTCGACCTGCTCGATCGCCTGCTGCCGCTGTATGGCCAGATCTTCCAGCGCCTCGCCGAATTGGGGGTTGAGTGGGTACAGATCGACGAACCGATCCTGGTGCTGGACCTGCCGCAGGACTGGAAAAACGCGTTTGAGCGTGCCTACAACCTGATCCAGCGCGACCCGCTGAAAAAGCTGGTGGCCACCTATTTTGGTGGGCTGGAAGAGAACCTCGGTTTGGCGGCGAACCTGCCGGTGGATGGTTTGCATATCGACCTGGTGCGGGCGCCGGAGCAGTACCCGACCATTCTCGACCGCCTGCCGGCTTACAAAGTGCTGTCCCTGGGCGTGGTCAACGGCCGTAACGTGTGGCGCTGCGACCTGGAAAAAGCCCTGGCGACGCTGCAGCACGCCCATGACAAGTTGGGTGACCGCCTGTGGGTGGCGCCATCCTGCTCGCTGCTGCACAGCCCGGTGGACCTGGGGCGTGAAGACCAGCTGGATGGGGAGCTGAAAAGCTGGCTGGCATTCGCCGTACAGAAATGCGCCGAAGTGGCGGTGCTGGCCCAGGCGGTCAATCAACCCGAGGCAGCGAATGTTGTCGCGGCCTTGGCACAAAGCCGTGCCGTGCAAGCCGCCCGCGCCGCGTCGCCGCGTATCCACAAGCCTGCGGTGCAAGCGCGGGTTGCGGCGATCACTGCCAGGGACAGCCAGCGCCAGTCGCCGTTTGCCCAGCGTATCGAGCAGCAGCGCGCGGGCCTGAACCTGCCACTGTTTCCGACCACCACCATCGGTTCGTTCCCGCAGACCGCGTCGATCCGCCTGGCGCGCCAGTCGTACAAGGCCGGCAAGTTGAGCGAAGCCGAATACGTCGAAGCCATGCACAGCGAGATCAAGCACGCCGTGGAAGTGCAGGAAAACCTCGGCCTGGACGTGCTGGTGCACGGTGAAGCCGAACGTAATGACATGGTTGAGTACTTCGCCGAGCAACTCGACGGCTATGTGTTCACCCGGTTCGGTTGGGTGCAGAGCTACGGTTCACGTTGCGTGAAACCGGCGGTGATTTTTGGTGACCTGAGCCGCCCGAAAGCCATGACCGTGGAGTGGATCCGCTACGCCCAAGGCCTCACCCACAAAGTGATGAAGGGCATGCTGACCGGCCCGGTGACCATGCTGATGTGGTCATTCCCCCGCGAAGACGTGAGCCGCGAAGTGCAGGCACGGCAATTGGCCCTGGCGATTCGTGACGAAGTGGTGGACCTGGAGGCGGCCGGCATCAAGATCGTGCAGATCGACGAAGCGGCGTTCCGTGAAGGTTTGCCGTTGCGCCAGGCGCAGTGGCAGCACTACCTGGACTGGGCCACCGAAGTATTCCGCCTGTGCGCCTCGGGTGTGCGCGACGAAACCCAGATCCACACCCACATGTGCTACAGCGAGTTCAACGATGTGATCGAGAGCATTGCGGCGATGGATGCCGATGTGATTACCATCGAAACGTCGCGCTCGGACATGGAGTTGCTGGAGGCGTTTGAAGCCTTCGCTTACCCGAACGAAATCGGTCCGGGCGTGTACGACATCCACTCGCCACGGGTGCCGGATGCGTCGGAGATGGCCAATTTGTTGCGCAAGGCGGCCAAGCGGATTCCGGCCGAGCGTTTGTGGGTGAACCCGGATTGCGGCTTGAAAACCCGTGGCTGGCCGGAGACCGAAGCGGCGTTGATTCACATGGTCACGGCCGCCCGCCAGCTGCGTGCTGAACTGGCCTGA
- a CDS encoding LysE family translocator, whose amino-acid sequence MDIFLYAFSVMYSPGPVNFMGLNAGLTGQFRRSTGFFIGVGCAMLLLFVLFGYTGEAIISQAALPYISLIGGAYTLYLAYQVFTARTVVDETTATAPVKTLTFWNGLVIQLLNPKGIMAVLPITSVMLPAAHITGVSIALVSAVLAVGAFGAPWVYSLLGAVLGRRINGSSAFTVFNRCMGVALAVCAYFMFHAFYVHLIST is encoded by the coding sequence ATGGACATCTTCCTCTACGCCTTCAGCGTCATGTACAGCCCCGGCCCCGTGAATTTCATGGGCCTCAACGCCGGGCTCACCGGGCAGTTTCGCCGTTCCACCGGGTTTTTCATCGGTGTGGGGTGCGCGATGCTGCTGTTGTTTGTGCTGTTTGGCTACACCGGCGAGGCGATCATTTCCCAGGCCGCGTTGCCGTACATCTCGTTGATTGGCGGGGCGTACACGTTGTATCTCGCCTATCAGGTATTCACTGCGCGCACGGTCGTGGATGAAACGACTGCAACCGCACCCGTCAAAACCCTCACGTTCTGGAATGGCCTGGTGATCCAGTTGCTCAACCCCAAGGGCATCATGGCGGTGTTGCCGATCACCAGTGTGATGCTGCCGGCGGCGCACATCACCGGGGTGTCCATCGCGCTTGTGTCGGCGGTGCTGGCGGTTGGTGCGTTCGGCGCGCCGTGGGTTTATTCACTGCTGGGTGCAGTGCTCGGACGGCGGATCAATGGCTCGTCGGCGTTCACCGTGTTCAATCGCTGCATGGGCGTGGCACTGGCGGTGTGTGCGTATTTCATGTTCCACGCGTTCTATGTACACCTGATCTCAACATGA